A genomic window from Methanobacterium sp. BRmetb2 includes:
- a CDS encoding GTP-binding protein has translation MISDIYNITKKGERKNIEFKKKLTRDYHLLEDRKQRLASQMKYRMERGNGEAVYFIGVDDDGELVGLEPEKFKESLFVLKEIAREINAEFQKIEEYSVNKGTIARVFIGKKPGTNKEHILIGVAGHVDHGKSTLLGTLTTGQLDDGSGKTRIFLDVQKHEIERGLSADLSFAIYGFINDKPVHVTNPLDKKEKSKLVEKSDRFISFVDTVGHEPWLRTTIRGIVGQKLNYGLLTIAADQGHTHITKEHLGIILAMDLPVIITITKIDLVNPERIKAVKEKIFEILKLVGRIPYSVESEENAEFIAANMNQHLVPVIMISAVTGDGLNLLNKLFLNLKSPVKEKNLDKAFMIYIDKIYSVVGVGTVVSGTIRQGKVEKGDKLLLGPTNSGKFIEVTVKSIEMHHYKIGCAETGDVVGISIKGVNIGDIRRGMILCDLNYDANSVREFEADVAILVHPTAIKKGYESVTHIETISETTILEPVDNKYLSAGDSGAVLMRFKYRPYCIKEGQKLIFREGRSKGIGTVKKIVK, from the coding sequence ATGATATCTGATATCTATAATATCACCAAAAAAGGTGAAAGAAAAAATATTGAATTTAAAAAAAAGCTTACTAGAGATTACCATCTCCTTGAAGACAGAAAACAACGCCTAGCCTCACAAATGAAATACCGGATGGAAAGGGGAAATGGAGAAGCCGTGTATTTTATAGGTGTTGATGATGATGGAGAACTTGTTGGCTTAGAACCTGAGAAATTTAAGGAATCTTTATTTGTTTTAAAAGAAATTGCCAGGGAAATAAATGCTGAATTTCAAAAAATAGAAGAATATTCAGTGAACAAGGGAACAATTGCCAGGGTTTTTATTGGTAAAAAACCAGGCACCAACAAAGAACATATACTGATTGGTGTGGCTGGGCACGTTGACCATGGTAAAAGCACACTTCTTGGAACTTTAACCACAGGTCAATTGGATGATGGATCAGGTAAAACCCGCATATTTTTGGACGTTCAGAAACATGAAATAGAACGAGGTTTATCAGCTGATCTCTCTTTTGCTATTTATGGCTTTATAAATGATAAACCAGTCCATGTGACAAATCCATTAGATAAAAAAGAAAAATCAAAGTTGGTTGAAAAATCTGACCGATTCATTTCATTTGTTGATACTGTAGGACATGAACCATGGCTCAGAACAACCATAAGAGGCATAGTAGGACAAAAATTAAACTATGGACTGTTGACTATCGCTGCTGATCAGGGCCATACACATATAACCAAAGAACATCTGGGAATAATACTGGCAATGGACTTGCCAGTGATAATAACCATCACTAAAATTGATCTGGTAAACCCTGAAAGAATAAAAGCTGTGAAAGAAAAAATATTCGAAATTCTAAAACTGGTGGGCCGCATCCCATATAGCGTTGAATCTGAAGAAAATGCAGAATTCATAGCAGCAAACATGAATCAACATCTAGTTCCAGTGATAATGATCTCCGCTGTTACTGGTGATGGATTAAATCTTCTCAATAAACTATTTTTGAATTTAAAAAGTCCTGTTAAGGAAAAAAATCTCGATAAAGCATTTATGATATACATCGACAAGATTTATTCTGTTGTTGGGGTGGGAACCGTGGTAAGCGGAACTATAAGACAGGGAAAAGTTGAAAAAGGGGATAAATTACTTTTAGGACCTACTAATTCTGGAAAATTTATAGAAGTTACTGTAAAATCTATTGAGATGCATCATTATAAAATCGGATGTGCAGAGACTGGAGATGTTGTTGGGATATCAATAAAAGGTGTTAATATTGGGGATATCCGAAGAGGCATGATTTTATGTGACTTAAATTATGATGCAAATTCTGTAAGAGAATTTGAGGCCGATGTTGCAATATTAGTTCATCCTACAGCCATTAAAAAAGGTTATGAAAGTGTAACTCATATTGAAACCATTTCCGAAACAACTATCCTTGAACCGGTTGACAATAAATATTTATCGGCAGGAGATAGTGGTGCTGTGTTAATGAGATTCAAATACAGACCTTATTGTATTAAAGAAGGTCAAAAATTAATATTCCGTGAAGGAAGAAGTAAAGGCATT
- a CDS encoding conjugal transfer protein TraB gives MNPESLEIIGTAHVSKKSVEQVRQAILEKKPDVVAVELCANRYNNLMNEKYGNKEEEKKSIPLREMMKGDKLTLLLVSGFLSYIQRKIGDEVGVKPGSEMLVAIEAAEEVGARVALIDRDITITLRRALNQMSFFEKLKFVYGIIASFFSKDDELENIDSITEGDTLNEVMEYFQEISPGAYDVLVTERDAYMAKMLLGIQEEEVIAVVGAGHKQGITKHLKNPDEIPPLYSLLSLKKSKIPLGKLIVYSIPVIFIGIFIIALINGINIQGNLIQFIVLTGGLSFLGSIITGSKIYSALTAFAVAPVTSIHPLLAAGWFAGIVEAKLRKVNSEDFNDISKCNSFRDLMKNNLFRVLLVVVGANIGCTIGTLISIPNVIFPLFSKIIGG, from the coding sequence ATGAATCCTGAATCACTTGAAATCATAGGAACCGCACACGTATCAAAAAAGAGCGTGGAACAAGTTCGACAGGCTATACTGGAGAAAAAACCGGATGTTGTAGCCGTAGAACTCTGTGCAAATCGTTATAATAATCTGATGAATGAAAAGTACGGTAACAAAGAAGAAGAGAAAAAAAGTATTCCCCTAAGGGAAATGATGAAAGGAGATAAATTAACGCTGTTATTGGTCAGTGGATTTTTATCCTATATCCAACGCAAAATTGGTGATGAAGTAGGTGTTAAACCTGGCTCTGAAATGTTAGTGGCTATAGAAGCAGCTGAAGAAGTAGGTGCCCGGGTTGCTCTTATCGACCGGGATATCACCATAACGCTAAGACGGGCTTTAAACCAGATGAGTTTTTTTGAAAAATTAAAATTTGTATATGGCATTATTGCTTCCTTTTTCAGTAAAGATGATGAATTAGAGAACATTGACAGTATAACTGAGGGAGATACATTAAACGAAGTAATGGAATACTTTCAAGAAATATCACCCGGTGCTTATGATGTCCTGGTTACAGAAAGAGATGCTTATATGGCTAAAATGCTTTTAGGAATTCAGGAAGAAGAGGTAATCGCCGTGGTAGGGGCTGGGCACAAACAGGGAATCACTAAACATTTGAAAAATCCAGATGAAATTCCCCCACTCTACAGCCTTCTGAGCCTTAAAAAATCAAAAATTCCCTTAGGAAAACTAATAGTGTACTCCATTCCAGTTATATTTATTGGAATATTTATTATTGCCTTGATTAACGGGATAAACATTCAAGGCAATTTAATACAATTTATAGTATTAACTGGAGGACTTTCCTTTCTTGGATCTATAATAACTGGTTCCAAGATTTACTCCGCCCTAACTGCTTTTGCGGTAGCACCAGTAACTTCTATTCATCCCCTACTTGCTGCCGGATGGTTTGCCGGAATAGTAGAGGCTAAACTGAGAAAAGTAAACTCTGAAGATTTTAATGATATAAGCAAGTGCAATAGTTTCAGAGACTTGATGAAAAATAATCTATTTAGGGTTTTACTGGTAGTTGTAGGAGCAAACATTGGCTGTACCATAGGAACCTTAATATCCATACCTAACGTTATTTTTCCACTTTTTAGTAAAATAATTGGAGGATAA
- a CDS encoding methanogenesis marker 7 protein codes for MYETLTYIGGVHKHEEMKELIEDLGGFVLQENFLQMDLVLTLAVPIEDVERVKEKARELLGKIKIAPMAGTEIAIVSPTLARQHLPHSACDISEYLRRYGAKDNMIGLSRGAGKGIAQISEDEKRLIEEHDLAVFALGSFRDCITEKTHLFEGLEIPVVVTGAPEIDIDDIPGATAYVSGLGRIPRRLKRGEDIRAMKKLVEVVENILDDRRREIAEDPPLVPSILVKTEIENQVPAIKEVYSPAPVVSQLDGVRVKLKYDDYREEIAKVEVNDYVLGDIAEIKKSFMYDYTLVKLLPETSLI; via the coding sequence ATGTATGAAACCTTAACTTATATCGGTGGAGTCCATAAACACGAAGAGATGAAGGAGCTTATTGAGGATTTGGGCGGATTTGTTCTTCAAGAAAACTTTTTGCAGATGGATCTTGTCCTTACATTAGCAGTTCCAATTGAAGATGTGGAAAGAGTAAAAGAAAAGGCCCGGGAATTATTGGGTAAGATAAAAATAGCCCCTATGGCCGGAACGGAGATTGCCATAGTTTCTCCTACTCTAGCCCGCCAACACCTTCCCCATTCTGCTTGTGACATATCAGAATATCTTCGAAGATACGGGGCAAAGGATAATATGATTGGTTTATCACGTGGCGCAGGTAAAGGAATAGCTCAAATCTCTGAAGATGAAAAAAGACTTATAGAAGAACATGATCTGGCCGTATTTGCTCTTGGAAGTTTTAGGGACTGTATAACAGAAAAAACTCATCTTTTTGAAGGGTTGGAGATACCGGTGGTGGTAACTGGCGCACCAGAAATTGATATTGATGATATTCCCGGAGCCACTGCATATGTAAGTGGTTTGGGCAGAATTCCACGCAGATTAAAAAGGGGAGAAGATATTAGGGCTATGAAAAAGCTGGTAGAAGTAGTGGAAAATATTTTAGATGATCGAAGAAGAGAAATAGCTGAAGATCCTCCTCTTGTTCCATCCATCTTGGTAAAAACCGAGATAGAAAATCAAGTTCCAGCTATCAAGGAAGTCTATTCACCAGCACCAGTTGTAAGTCAACTTGACGGAGTCAGAGTAAAACTCAAATACGACGATTATCGTGAGGAGATAGCAAAAGTCGAAGTAAACGATTATGTTCTGGGAGATATTGCAGAAATAAAGAAATCTTTTATGTATGATTACACACTGGTCAAATTGCTACCAGAAACATCTCTTATTTAG
- the comB gene encoding 2-phosphosulfolactate phosphatase, with translation MKISLSLEKSITRDVAIMVDVLRASTTITVALENFNEVIPVKNLDTAESLAEKYDAVLAGERGGASVEWFDAGNSPIQIKNFKGNTLVLTTSNGTRIIDGMQAEKILIGSFVNAESIAESALKLARNHIEIVMAGVDGRFAIEDFLGAGEIISYLKNHELDEYAIAALMASSDKNYVDQVVKNSNSALKLADIGFVDDVEFCLKRNIYDTVPLYEKGKIEKLKII, from the coding sequence ATGAAAATTTCATTAAGTTTAGAAAAATCAATTACCCGAGATGTGGCCATAATGGTGGATGTTTTAAGAGCCAGTACTACGATAACTGTGGCCTTAGAAAATTTTAATGAAGTGATACCTGTTAAAAATTTGGACACTGCAGAATCACTGGCAGAAAAGTATGATGCGGTTCTTGCAGGAGAAAGAGGTGGGGCTAGTGTAGAATGGTTTGATGCTGGAAACTCGCCAATTCAGATAAAAAATTTCAAGGGAAATACACTGGTTCTAACCACAAGTAATGGTACACGGATTATTGACGGAATGCAGGCTGAAAAAATCTTAATCGGATCATTTGTAAACGCTGAATCAATTGCAGAAAGTGCCCTAAAACTTGCCCGAAACCATATAGAAATAGTTATGGCTGGTGTAGATGGCAGGTTCGCTATAGAAGATTTTTTAGGTGCAGGAGAAATCATTTCCTATCTAAAAAACCATGAGTTAGATGAATATGCAATTGCAGCTTTAATGGCGTCCTCGGATAAAAATTACGTAGATCAAGTTGTTAAAAATTCTAATTCTGCCTTAAAATTGGCCGATATTGGTTTTGTAGATGATGTAGAATTTTGTCTTAAAAGAAATATATATGACACAGTACCTTTATATGAAAAGGGGAAGATTGAAAAGTTGAAGATAATTTAA